A window of the Microbulbifer aggregans genome harbors these coding sequences:
- the coaBC gene encoding bifunctional phosphopantothenoylcysteine decarboxylase/phosphopantothenate--cysteine ligase CoaBC translates to MSSLANKRILLGISGGIAAYKSADLVRRLKERGADVRVVMTAGAQEFIKPLTFQALSGNPVHSDLLDPAAEAAMGHIELAKWAELILIAPASAQVLAKLAAGMADDLLSTLCLASEATLAVAPAMNQAMWRHPATTANVETLRSRNVSIWGPAAGSQACGDVGPGRMLEPEALAAEAESLLQPCSDLHGKHFAITAGPTRESLDPVRYLTNHSSGKMGFALAAAAQRAGAEVTLIAGPVSLPTPPGVKRIDVVDARQMQEAAERAADLCDVFIAAAAVADFRPERIAQEKIKKTDDSNRDTLALVKNPDIVAAIAARCERRPFTVGFAAETEKVLEHAKGKLARKNLDMIIANDVSEADSGFNSERNRVTVIDQTGGTELPSSLKTELAEQLIQMIATQAFAQ, encoded by the coding sequence ATGTCGTCTCTGGCCAACAAACGCATCCTGCTGGGTATCAGCGGCGGTATTGCCGCCTACAAGAGCGCCGACCTGGTACGCCGCCTGAAAGAGCGCGGTGCCGACGTGCGCGTGGTCATGACTGCCGGCGCCCAGGAGTTCATAAAGCCGCTCACGTTCCAGGCCCTGTCCGGCAATCCGGTGCACAGCGATCTGCTGGATCCGGCCGCGGAGGCCGCAATGGGCCATATCGAACTGGCCAAGTGGGCAGAGCTGATCCTGATCGCACCCGCCAGCGCCCAGGTACTGGCAAAGCTGGCTGCAGGTATGGCCGACGACCTGCTCAGCACCCTGTGCCTGGCCAGTGAAGCAACGCTGGCTGTGGCTCCGGCTATGAATCAGGCCATGTGGCGGCACCCTGCCACGACCGCCAACGTGGAAACGCTGCGGTCCCGCAATGTATCGATCTGGGGGCCTGCTGCCGGCAGCCAGGCCTGCGGGGACGTGGGGCCAGGGCGGATGCTGGAGCCAGAGGCACTGGCGGCAGAGGCAGAGTCTCTATTGCAGCCCTGCAGCGATTTGCACGGCAAGCACTTTGCCATCACCGCCGGCCCTACGCGGGAGTCCCTGGATCCGGTGCGCTATCTCACCAACCACAGCTCGGGCAAAATGGGGTTTGCCCTGGCGGCCGCGGCGCAACGCGCGGGTGCGGAAGTGACATTGATCGCCGGCCCGGTCAGTCTGCCGACACCACCGGGAGTCAAGCGCATCGATGTGGTGGATGCCCGACAGATGCAGGAAGCCGCCGAACGGGCCGCTGACCTGTGCGACGTGTTCATCGCCGCCGCTGCAGTGGCCGACTTCCGCCCCGAGCGGATAGCGCAGGAGAAGATCAAGAAGACCGATGACAGCAATCGCGACACCCTGGCGCTGGTGAAGAATCCGGATATTGTCGCCGCTATCGCTGCACGCTGCGAGAGAAGGCCGTTTACCGTCGGCTTCGCCGCAGAAACGGAAAAGGTCCTCGAGCACGCAAAGGGCAAGCTGGCGCGCAAAAATCTAGACATGATTATTGCCAATGATGTCAGCGAGGCAGATAGCGGCTTCAACAGTGAGCGCAACCGGGTAACCGTGATCGACCAGACTGGCGGCACTGAGCTGCCCTCCTCACTGAAGACAGAGCTGGCAGAACAGCTGATCCAAATGATCGCCACACAGGCTTTCGCACAATAA